One uncultured Caproiciproducens sp. DNA segment encodes these proteins:
- the gatA gene encoding Asp-tRNA(Asn)/Glu-tRNA(Gln) amidotransferase subunit GatA: MDSQIKKLSKQMTSGQISCRELTQKYIEAIENENKKVNAYVNPTLDLAMETAKRVDRKIVSGETLLPLEGIPMTLKDNISTKGIETTCCSNILKGYYPIYNATVWDILQNQNAVLLGKANMDEFAMGSSCETSCFGGALNPHDFSRVAGGSSGGVASAVGGNLAVYGLGSDTGGSIRQPASFCGLVGLKPTYGAVSRYGLIAYASSFDQIGPITTTVEDAALVYDAISVYDTKDSTSRGISGKPVSQSLNNSIKGMKIGIAKEYFDGIREDVNDAIQKAIKVYESLGAQIVYFDMPSLKYSLPVYYILACAEASSNLGRYDGIRYGYRTSHYNDRNEMVCKTRSEGFGKEVKRRILLGTYVLSAGYYDAYYKKAQNLRGTLVKAFQDAFEKCDVILAPTVPMTAFPLNFTVQDAVETYQTDICTVPVNIAGLPAVSIPCGFDAAGLPIGMQLIGSSFSEAVILNAAHQYEAAAGETTFRSAHMGVK; the protein is encoded by the coding sequence ATGGACAGTCAGATTAAAAAATTGAGCAAACAAATGACCTCCGGGCAGATCAGCTGCCGGGAGCTCACCCAAAAATACATTGAAGCGATTGAAAATGAAAATAAGAAAGTCAACGCCTATGTCAATCCTACCTTAGACCTTGCGATGGAAACGGCAAAGCGCGTGGACAGAAAAATTGTCAGCGGTGAAACACTTTTGCCGCTGGAGGGCATTCCGATGACCTTAAAGGACAACATTTCCACAAAAGGAATCGAAACTACCTGCTGTTCCAACATTCTGAAAGGCTATTATCCGATTTACAACGCAACGGTATGGGATATTCTCCAGAACCAGAACGCTGTTTTGCTTGGAAAAGCAAATATGGACGAGTTTGCAATGGGCTCTTCCTGTGAGACCTCCTGTTTCGGTGGCGCGCTGAATCCACATGACTTTTCACGCGTGGCGGGCGGCAGCTCCGGCGGCGTCGCTTCGGCGGTGGGCGGCAACCTCGCCGTTTACGGGCTTGGTTCCGACACGGGCGGTTCCATCCGCCAGCCGGCCAGCTTTTGCGGTCTGGTCGGGTTAAAGCCAACCTACGGCGCCGTTTCCCGTTACGGGCTGATCGCTTATGCCTCAAGCTTCGACCAGATCGGGCCGATTACCACAACGGTTGAGGATGCGGCGCTCGTCTATGACGCCATCTCCGTCTATGACACAAAGGATTCCACTTCACGCGGCATTAGCGGCAAACCGGTCAGCCAAAGTCTGAATAACAGCATCAAAGGTATGAAAATCGGTATTGCAAAAGAATATTTTGACGGTATCCGCGAGGACGTAAATGATGCGATTCAGAAAGCCATCAAAGTTTATGAATCCCTTGGCGCTCAGATCGTCTATTTCGATATGCCTTCTTTAAAGTACAGCCTGCCGGTTTATTACATTCTGGCATGCGCGGAAGCGTCTTCCAATCTGGGTAGGTACGACGGCATCCGTTACGGCTACAGGACCTCGCATTATAACGACCGCAATGAAATGGTATGCAAAACGCGCAGTGAGGGCTTCGGCAAGGAGGTCAAGCGCAGAATCCTGCTTGGTACCTATGTGTTAAGCGCGGGCTATTACGATGCGTATTATAAAAAAGCGCAAAATCTGCGCGGTACTCTCGTGAAGGCGTTTCAGGATGCGTTCGAAAAATGCGACGTAATTTTGGCCCCCACCGTTCCCATGACGGCTTTCCCGTTAAATTTCACCGTGCAGGACGCGGTTGAAACCTACCAGACGGATATCTGCACCGTACCGGTTAATATTGCGGGTCTGCCCGCTGTCTCCATCCCCTGCGGCTTTGACGCGGCGGGTCTGCCCATCGGCATGCAGCTCATCGGAAGCAGCTTCAGCGAAGCGGTCATTTTAAATGCCGCGCACCAATATGAGGCAGCTGCGGGAGAAACCACTTTCAGGTCTGCGCACATGGGGGTAAAGTGA
- a CDS encoding HD domain-containing protein: MDKYNHVRLKDILKNEEISAYITNGNDNLGVIGFTEHGFAHAKRSSNYASYILRTLHYDDRSCELAAIAGYMHDIGNVVNRVDHAQSGALMAFQILNRLGMPPDEIALIVAAIGNHDEGTAAAVNPIAAAVILSDKGDVRRTRVRDKETVNADIHDRVNYAVERATTEVDAEKKTATLNITIDTQICPVMEYFEIFMTRMVLCRQAAMYLDLQFELIINDTRLL; encoded by the coding sequence ATGGATAAATATAATCACGTCAGACTTAAAGATATCTTGAAGAATGAAGAAATTAGTGCGTATATTACAAATGGCAATGATAATTTAGGAGTGATTGGGTTTACCGAACATGGCTTTGCCCATGCAAAGCGTTCATCCAATTACGCAAGCTATATTTTACGTACGCTCCATTACGATGACCGCTCCTGTGAACTTGCAGCCATCGCGGGCTATATGCATGATATCGGCAATGTGGTCAACCGTGTCGATCACGCTCAGAGCGGTGCACTGATGGCTTTTCAGATTTTGAACAGGCTGGGGATGCCGCCGGATGAAATTGCGTTAATTGTCGCTGCAATCGGGAATCATGACGAGGGGACCGCTGCTGCGGTCAATCCGATCGCCGCAGCGGTTATTCTTTCCGACAAGGGAGATGTACGCCGCACCCGTGTACGCGACAAAGAAACCGTCAATGCGGATATCCATGACCGTGTCAATTATGCGGTTGAGAGAGCTACCACCGAGGTGGATGCCGAGAAAAAGACGGCTACGCTCAATATTACGATTGATACGCAGATTTGCCCTGTAATGGAATATTTCGAAATTTTCATGACCCGTATGGTGCTTTGCCGCCAAGCGGCAATGTATCTTGATTTACAGTTTGAACTCATTATTAACGATACCAGACTTCTTTAA
- the gatC gene encoding Asp-tRNA(Asn)/Glu-tRNA(Gln) amidotransferase subunit GatC, whose protein sequence is MITHEEILNIVNLAKLSVSPGELDELTKDMSEIIGFADTINAASADASDFDNINNLSNVFREDAVVPSFDREEILKNAESQDDGYFLVKKRV, encoded by the coding sequence ATGATAACACATGAAGAAATATTAAATATCGTCAACCTTGCAAAGCTTTCCGTCAGTCCCGGCGAACTGGACGAACTGACAAAAGACATGAGCGAAATTATCGGCTTTGCCGATACAATCAACGCGGCCAGCGCCGACGCGTCCGATTTTGACAACATCAACAATCTCTCCAATGTGTTCAGGGAAGATGCTGTTGTTCCCTCCTTTGACCGGGAGGAGATTTTAAAAAACGCAGAGAGCCAGGATGACGGATATTTTCTGGTCAAAAAACGCGTGTAG
- the nagB gene encoding glucosamine-6-phosphate deaminase, with protein sequence MKIISAPDYQSMSRKAANIISAQVILFPNSVLGLATGSTPLGVYSQLVEWFKKGDIDFSKIHSVNLDEYCGLSTEHEQSYRNYMNTNFFNHVNVPIENTNVPNGLAKDIDAECRRYDNVITSLGGIDLQLLGIGHTGHIGFNEPDDDFDKTTHCVKLKQKTIDANARFFDNAADVPQFAITMGIKAIMQAKKLLLVANGASKADILCRSLFGPITPEVPASILQLHNDLTVVADEAALAVIREQYPSLIG encoded by the coding sequence ATGAAAATTATCAGCGCACCGGATTATCAGAGTATGAGCCGAAAAGCGGCTAATATTATATCTGCACAGGTTATTTTATTTCCAAATTCGGTTTTGGGTCTTGCTACCGGTTCTACTCCGCTCGGTGTTTACAGCCAGCTGGTAGAATGGTTTAAGAAGGGTGATATTGACTTTTCTAAGATACACAGTGTCAATCTTGACGAGTATTGCGGATTGTCGACCGAGCATGAACAAAGCTACCGCAATTATATGAATACAAACTTTTTCAATCATGTGAATGTGCCAATAGAAAATACGAACGTACCGAACGGTCTTGCAAAGGACATTGACGCGGAATGCAGGCGGTATGACAATGTAATCACCAGCCTCGGCGGCATTGATTTACAGCTTTTGGGTATCGGCCACACCGGCCACATTGGTTTTAACGAGCCAGATGATGACTTTGACAAAACCACCCACTGCGTCAAGCTGAAGCAAAAAACAATCGATGCCAATGCGCGGTTTTTTGACAATGCGGCAGATGTGCCGCAGTTTGCCATCACTATGGGAATCAAAGCAATTATGCAGGCAAAGAAGCTTCTGCTGGTTGCGAACGGAGCAAGCAAAGCGGATATTCTCTGCCGTTCACTCTTTGGACCGATTACTCCGGAGGTTCCGGCATCCATCCTTCAGCTTCACAACGACCTGACGGTTGTCGCCGATGAAGCGGCGCTGGCAGTTATCCGTGAGCAATACCCGTCTTTAATTGGATAA
- the gatB gene encoding Asp-tRNA(Asn)/Glu-tRNA(Gln) amidotransferase subunit GatB: MNYELVCGLETHIELSTKTKIFCSCSTEFGGDPNTHCCPICIGLPGTLPKLNEKVVEYAIMAGLATNCEISPISKMDRKNYVYPDLPKAYQISQYDMPLCKNGYVELSNGRKIRILRIHIEEDAGKLVHQRGSTYVDYNRGGVPLIEIVSEPDIRSIDEAKEYLERLQLMMRFIGISDCKMQEGSMRCDVNISVRPEGTEKLGTRAEIKNMNSFAHMAKAMDYEVNRQIDLLQSGEKVVQETRRYNEEDDCTESMRGKEDAHDYRYFREPDLVTIHVTDEMVAHLKEKLPEPPHEKLDRYITEFGISEADAQLLIKYRSIAEYFEAAVNGVKNPKIVANCMIGQIFSRLDGDSAKENFQVSVTPENLSALVQLLDAGKIKMNLLKATLEKMLDTGKAADELISEADMGGVDTDALKAACEQAIASNQSAVSDYLGGKEKALKAILGAVMKSTRGRADAVEAEKLLIQLLRS, encoded by the coding sequence ATCAACTACGAACTGGTCTGCGGACTGGAAACGCATATCGAATTATCGACGAAAACAAAAATCTTCTGCTCGTGCTCTACGGAGTTCGGCGGCGACCCGAACACCCACTGCTGCCCTATCTGCATCGGACTGCCGGGAACGCTTCCAAAGCTGAATGAAAAAGTCGTTGAATACGCAATCATGGCCGGTTTGGCAACAAACTGCGAAATCAGCCCTATTTCCAAGATGGACCGTAAAAACTATGTATACCCTGATTTGCCGAAGGCGTATCAGATTTCCCAGTATGACATGCCGCTGTGCAAAAACGGTTATGTAGAACTGAGCAACGGCAGAAAAATCCGCATTTTACGCATTCATATTGAAGAGGATGCCGGAAAGCTGGTTCATCAGCGCGGCAGCACCTATGTGGATTATAACCGCGGCGGCGTACCGCTGATTGAAATCGTTTCGGAACCAGATATCCGCAGTATTGACGAGGCGAAAGAATACCTTGAAAGATTGCAGCTCATGATGCGGTTTATCGGTATTTCCGACTGCAAAATGCAGGAAGGCTCCATGCGCTGTGATGTGAATATCTCTGTTCGGCCCGAGGGTACGGAAAAACTTGGCACTAGGGCGGAAATAAAAAATATGAATTCCTTTGCCCATATGGCAAAAGCGATGGATTATGAAGTCAACCGGCAGATCGATCTGCTGCAAAGCGGTGAAAAGGTTGTGCAGGAAACCCGTCGCTATAATGAAGAAGACGACTGCACCGAAAGCATGCGCGGCAAAGAAGATGCCCACGATTACCGCTATTTCAGGGAACCGGATCTTGTAACCATTCACGTTACGGATGAAATGGTTGCACATCTAAAAGAGAAACTCCCTGAACCGCCTCATGAGAAGCTGGATCGTTATATAACCGAGTTTGGCATTTCAGAAGCTGACGCGCAGCTTTTAATCAAATACCGCAGCATAGCCGAATACTTTGAGGCAGCCGTGAACGGCGTGAAAAATCCGAAGATTGTAGCGAACTGCATGATTGGACAGATTTTCAGCCGTCTGGATGGCGACAGCGCAAAAGAAAACTTTCAGGTGAGTGTAACCCCTGAAAATTTAAGCGCGCTTGTGCAGCTTCTGGACGCGGGTAAAATTAAAATGAATCTTTTAAAGGCAACACTTGAAAAAATGCTCGACACCGGCAAAGCCGCAGACGAGTTGATCAGTGAAGCGGACATGGGCGGTGTTGACACGGATGCGCTTAAAGCCGCCTGTGAGCAGGCAATCGCCTCCAATCAAAGTGCAGTGTCCGATTACCTCGGCGGTAAAGAAAAAGCGCTGAAAGCGATTTTAGGCGCTGTTATGAAGTCGACGCGCGGCCGCGCAGATGCGGTTGAAGCGGAAAAGCTCTTAATTCAATTGTTGCGCAGTTAA
- the aspS gene encoding aspartate--tRNA ligase, translating into MICVNQYRTHLCGEVSEKDIGKDVRVAGWVENIRDHGGVKFVDLRDHYGVVQIVVYDNNLLDNVAKECTITASGTVVLRDEDTVNPKINTGTVEVKVSALTVLGKTLSSLPFEIDLSKDTKEDVRLKYRYLDLRNPKVHQNIVLRSQIVSFLRSKMTEMGFLEIQTPILSASSPEGARDYLIPSRKHAGKFYALPQAPQLFKQLLMVSGFDRYFQIAPCFRDEDARADRSPGEFYQLDFEMAFATQEDVFSVAEEVLGDTFAKFSDKRVSKAPFVRIPYAQSMLKYGTDKPDLRNPLTIIDITDIFENTSFAPFKGKMVRAVTVPDCASQPKSFFENMLKFSGEIGMKGLGYISVTAENEYKGPINKYLSDDKREELIRRAELKPGCVIFFIADDNDITPKLAGQIRTELGERLNLIDKDAFEMCFIVDFPMFEIDEDTGNYIFTHNPFSMPQGEMESLMTKKPEDVLAYQYDIVCNGVELSSGAVRNHDIAIMVKAFEIAGYTEETIKDKFTSLYNAFQYGAPPHAGMAPGVDRMIMLLTGEENIREVIAFPMNSNAQDVLMGSPNEVTEQQLREVHIKLRK; encoded by the coding sequence ATGATTTGTGTCAACCAATATCGCACGCACCTGTGCGGCGAAGTCAGCGAAAAGGATATTGGCAAGGATGTACGTGTGGCCGGCTGGGTCGAAAATATTCGTGACCACGGCGGCGTCAAATTTGTCGATTTACGCGATCACTACGGTGTTGTTCAGATTGTGGTTTACGATAATAATCTGCTGGATAATGTCGCAAAAGAGTGCACCATTACCGCCTCCGGCACCGTCGTGCTGCGGGACGAAGACACGGTTAATCCCAAAATAAATACCGGCACGGTAGAAGTGAAAGTCAGCGCGCTGACTGTTCTGGGCAAAACGCTTTCCAGCCTGCCGTTCGAAATTGATCTGTCAAAAGACACCAAAGAGGATGTGCGCCTGAAATACCGTTACCTCGATTTGCGCAATCCGAAGGTTCATCAGAATATTGTCCTGCGCTCCCAGATTGTTTCCTTTCTGCGCAGCAAAATGACAGAGATGGGTTTTTTGGAAATACAAACGCCGATTCTTTCCGCTTCCTCCCCGGAGGGCGCGCGTGATTACCTGATTCCAAGCCGCAAGCACGCCGGAAAGTTTTACGCACTGCCGCAGGCACCGCAGCTTTTTAAGCAGCTTCTGATGGTATCCGGCTTTGACCGCTATTTTCAGATTGCGCCGTGCTTTAGGGACGAAGACGCAAGAGCCGACCGTTCCCCCGGCGAGTTTTATCAGCTGGATTTTGAAATGGCGTTTGCGACACAGGAGGATGTATTCTCCGTGGCCGAAGAAGTGCTGGGCGATACTTTCGCTAAATTTTCTGATAAACGAGTTTCCAAAGCGCCGTTTGTACGCATTCCGTACGCACAATCCATGCTGAAATACGGAACGGACAAACCCGATTTGCGTAATCCGCTTACAATCATCGATATTACCGATATCTTTGAAAATACTTCTTTTGCCCCGTTTAAAGGCAAAATGGTTCGCGCGGTCACTGTGCCGGACTGTGCCTCTCAGCCAAAAAGCTTTTTTGAAAATATGCTTAAATTTTCAGGTGAAATCGGCATGAAAGGCCTCGGCTATATCAGTGTAACCGCAGAAAATGAATACAAAGGGCCGATTAACAAATATCTGTCCGACGACAAACGTGAAGAACTCATCCGCCGCGCCGAGCTGAAACCCGGCTGCGTAATTTTCTTTATTGCGGATGACAATGATATCACGCCCAAACTCGCGGGACAGATTCGCACGGAGCTTGGCGAAAGGCTGAACTTGATTGACAAGGACGCCTTTGAAATGTGCTTTATTGTCGACTTCCCAATGTTTGAAATCGACGAGGACACAGGCAACTATATTTTCACACACAACCCGTTCTCCATGCCGCAGGGTGAAATGGAATCGCTGATGACCAAAAAACCGGAGGACGTTCTTGCTTATCAGTATGATATTGTATGCAACGGCGTTGAGCTTTCTTCCGGCGCAGTACGGAATCACGATATCGCCATCATGGTCAAAGCGTTTGAAATCGCAGGATACACCGAAGAGACGATCAAAGATAAATTCACCTCGTTATACAACGCGTTTCAGTACGGCGCTCCGCCGCACGCCGGCATGGCTCCGGGCGTTGACCGCATGATTATGTTGCTGACCGGCGAGGAAAACATCCGTGAGGTGATCGCGTTCCCGATGAACTCCAACGCACAGGATGTGCTGATGGGTTCACCCAACGAAGTCACTGAACAGCAGCTGCGCGAAGTACACATCAAACTGAGAAAATAA
- a CDS encoding Sapep family Mn(2+)-dependent dipeptidase has translation MSFGSRILNYQEDIIHDLAELVAIPSVRSEAVEGMPFGKASAEALNLILNMAEKMGFATKNVGNFAGHAEYGEGSEVAAVVAHMDVVPAGEGWDTDPFVMTKKGNLYFGRGTADDKGAAIVALYCLKALKDENIKPKRRLRVIFGAGEETGSNDLEMYLKSEQMPVMAFTPDSEYGICNREKGILHLTISSKEHHSAVVREFIAGTVVNAVPSKARAVVMCTEDVYLKLENAASHADGDFSLEKTENGTEITSLGKASHAMQPQDGFNAATHLMKLLGEVFSEEELGGLISFVNKSMGTELHGESLGVYVSDQESGPLTLNLGLADIHDSSVSIGLDIRYPVTAKGKDIFATIAESALPYGLETTLNQDNKPLFLPESSPFISLLQDAFAAVTGKPADVYATGGGTYARAFGGRAVAFGPFFTDEPDRRLHNTNENIDIERFMIHAQVCLEAMYRMLTQ, from the coding sequence GTGAGTTTTGGAAGCAGGATTTTAAATTATCAGGAAGATATTATACATGATTTAGCGGAGCTGGTTGCAATTCCATCCGTGCGCAGTGAGGCCGTCGAAGGCATGCCGTTTGGGAAAGCATCTGCCGAGGCGCTGAATCTGATTCTGAATATGGCTGAAAAAATGGGATTTGCAACAAAGAATGTCGGGAATTTTGCAGGTCACGCCGAGTATGGTGAAGGCAGCGAAGTTGCCGCGGTGGTCGCTCATATGGATGTTGTGCCGGCGGGAGAGGGCTGGGATACCGACCCGTTTGTTATGACAAAGAAAGGAAATCTGTATTTTGGCCGCGGTACGGCAGATGACAAGGGAGCTGCAATTGTTGCCCTGTACTGTTTAAAAGCGCTGAAAGATGAAAATATCAAGCCGAAACGCCGCCTTCGTGTGATCTTCGGCGCTGGTGAAGAAACCGGAAGCAATGACCTTGAAATGTACTTGAAGTCGGAACAAATGCCCGTTATGGCGTTCACTCCGGATTCAGAGTATGGTATTTGTAATAGGGAAAAAGGGATTCTGCACCTGACGATTTCATCAAAGGAGCATCATTCGGCTGTGGTCCGTGAATTCATCGCCGGCACCGTTGTCAATGCCGTTCCGTCAAAAGCAAGGGCTGTTGTGATGTGTACGGAAGATGTTTACTTGAAACTTGAGAATGCCGCTTCTCATGCGGACGGCGACTTCAGTTTGGAAAAAACGGAGAACGGTACTGAAATCACTTCTTTAGGCAAAGCATCCCATGCCATGCAGCCGCAGGATGGCTTTAACGCCGCGACCCATCTGATGAAACTGCTTGGCGAAGTGTTTTCCGAAGAAGAACTCGGGGGACTGATCAGTTTTGTAAATAAAAGCATGGGGACGGAACTGCATGGCGAATCTCTTGGTGTTTATGTAAGCGATCAGGAATCGGGTCCTCTTACACTCAATCTCGGCTTAGCCGATATCCATGACAGCTCTGTTTCAATCGGCCTTGATATTCGTTACCCGGTTACCGCAAAGGGGAAGGATATTTTCGCAACCATCGCGGAAAGTGCCCTGCCGTACGGACTTGAGACAACGCTGAATCAAGATAACAAGCCCCTTTTCCTGCCGGAAAGCAGCCCGTTTATTTCCCTTTTACAAGATGCTTTTGCGGCTGTTACGGGAAAACCGGCCGACGTGTATGCCACCGGGGGCGGAACCTATGCACGTGCGTTTGGTGGAAGAGCTGTTGCGTTTGGCCCTTTCTTCACCGATGAACCGGACCGCCGCCTGCACAATACGAATGAAAACATTGACATTGAACGTTTCATGATTCACGCACAGGTGTGTCTTGAAGCGATGTATCGCATGCTTACTCAATGA
- a CDS encoding EAL domain-containing protein, which produces MRYKNNKNILIIIAVVTILMILGVCFVLGVRGILTINTQTSLQKISEQGANAARTAIVGNLDVLSALSEQEGLTGESNSDRIKILSDEAKRKNFLRVAYTDQSGRAVTNDGETIMISEREYFQEALSGHANISGGLTDLFDPKSKIIAYAVPVIRAQKIVGVLIATIQDNEKLNIMDNIAVDSDYSVYVISRDGGMVSNRSGQANFDNFFQYIATQSPKQEFNKIKSDFLAHQSGKGLCTVNGVHKLIGYSNIKGTDGWMFMVMVEKNHIMAPANQILIMSAILFGLLILEFIVASVGFLKFKKTCYEANVRRKEDISYLTYTDTLTNLPNRKGIEKNIVDWMNLCHVESKNGAAFFLDIDNFQSVNSTFGNDIGDAFLASAAARLTAVKGENTLVGRIGGDEFALLISNVNTSEELENYSKSILHLFKEPFLIHDNVIQLTCSVGAILFNYREIKKDNKFDEIINRGEFVLREAKNTSKGSYALFNEEYGITIDRQHQMQRELKMSIHNNELSCYYQPQYDYEKKSIVGFESLARWNSAKFGMVSPVQFIAMAEKTGFIKELGRFVVDQTFAFAQSMKDCGIRVSFNTSPVELLQADYVDYVIERFYYYGLNSGSVAIEVTESSLIESFDGVIKKLEILSQHGICVYLDDFGTGFSSLTYLKNLPIHSVKIDKSFIDEVVTDKVGRDIVDMIVRLAKKLDLEVIAEGVETKAQIECIYDCGCNMIQGYYISPPVPREKAIALLDVLHK; this is translated from the coding sequence ATGAGATATAAAAATAATAAGAATATCTTAATCATTATTGCCGTTGTCACAATATTAATGATACTTGGGGTTTGCTTTGTTTTAGGAGTGCGCGGCATTTTAACAATTAATACACAAACATCACTTCAAAAAATTTCAGAGCAGGGTGCAAATGCCGCACGCACGGCCATTGTCGGAAATTTGGACGTGCTCAGCGCCCTTTCAGAACAGGAAGGACTCACTGGCGAAAGTAATTCGGATAGAATCAAAATTCTTTCGGATGAAGCAAAACGAAAAAATTTTTTGCGGGTGGCTTATACCGATCAGTCCGGCCGTGCGGTTACCAACGACGGTGAAACCATAATGATCAGCGAAAGGGAGTACTTTCAAGAAGCATTATCCGGCCATGCCAACATTTCGGGCGGACTGACCGATTTGTTTGACCCAAAGAGTAAAATCATCGCATATGCGGTGCCGGTTATTCGTGCTCAAAAGATTGTGGGTGTATTGATTGCCACAATTCAAGATAATGAGAAATTAAATATTATGGATAATATTGCTGTTGATTCCGACTATTCTGTATATGTCATTTCACGTGATGGCGGGATGGTTTCCAACAGGAGCGGTCAGGCTAATTTTGATAACTTTTTTCAATATATTGCAACACAGTCCCCAAAACAGGAATTCAATAAGATTAAGAGTGATTTTCTTGCTCATCAGTCCGGTAAAGGATTATGTACTGTGAACGGAGTGCATAAGCTGATCGGATACAGCAATATTAAGGGAACTGACGGCTGGATGTTTATGGTTATGGTTGAAAAGAATCATATAATGGCTCCTGCCAATCAAATTCTTATTATGAGCGCTATTTTGTTTGGGCTGCTGATCCTTGAATTTATCGTTGCATCAGTTGGCTTTTTAAAATTTAAAAAGACATGCTATGAAGCGAATGTACGGCGAAAAGAGGATATCAGTTATTTAACTTATACCGATACTTTGACGAATCTGCCGAATCGCAAGGGAATTGAGAAAAACATTGTAGATTGGATGAATCTCTGCCATGTGGAAAGCAAGAATGGGGCAGCCTTTTTTCTGGATATAGATAATTTTCAATCGGTAAACAGTACTTTCGGCAATGATATCGGAGATGCTTTTCTCGCTTCGGCCGCTGCCCGTCTAACGGCAGTGAAGGGCGAAAACACGTTAGTCGGGAGAATTGGCGGCGATGAATTTGCTCTGCTGATTTCAAATGTAAATACTTCTGAAGAACTTGAAAATTACTCTAAGAGTATTCTGCATCTGTTTAAAGAGCCCTTCCTGATCCATGATAATGTTATTCAGCTGACATGCAGTGTCGGTGCGATTCTGTTTAACTATCGCGAGATAAAAAAAGATAATAAATTCGATGAAATTATTAATCGCGGTGAATTCGTACTGCGCGAAGCAAAAAACACATCAAAGGGCAGTTATGCACTTTTTAATGAAGAATACGGTATTACGATTGATCGCCAGCATCAAATGCAGCGCGAACTCAAAATGTCAATTCACAATAATGAGCTTTCCTGCTATTATCAGCCGCAGTATGATTATGAGAAGAAATCTATTGTCGGATTCGAATCTCTGGCTCGCTGGAACAGCGCCAAATTTGGAATGGTCTCGCCGGTTCAGTTTATTGCAATGGCCGAGAAAACCGGATTTATCAAGGAATTGGGCCGGTTTGTTGTGGATCAGACCTTTGCTTTTGCACAAAGCATGAAAGATTGTGGCATTCGTGTTTCCTTTAATACTTCACCGGTGGAACTTTTGCAGGCCGACTATGTTGATTATGTTATAGAACGTTTTTACTACTATGGCTTAAATTCTGGCAGCGTGGCGATTGAAGTAACGGAATCCTCGCTTATTGAATCTTTTGACGGAGTGATAAAAAAGCTTGAAATTCTAAGCCAACATGGTATTTGTGTCTATCTTGACGATTTTGGTACGGGTTTTTCTTCACTTACTTATTTAAAAAATCTCCCCATTCATTCGGTGAAAATTGATAAAAGCTTTATTGATGAGGTTGTAACCGACAAAGTAGGGAGAGATATTGTCGACATGATTGTCCGCCTGGCGAAAAAGCTGGATCTTGAAGTAATTGCGGAAGGCGTGGAGACGAAGGCACAAATCGAATGCATTTACGATTGCGGCTGCAATATGATTCAAGGGTATTACATCAGTCCGCCTGTACCGAGGGAAAAAGCAATAGCACTGTTGGATGTACTGCATAAATAA
- a CDS encoding HD domain-containing protein — translation MKLSNNEKQYFKDCSIELLKSDDVQLMGTFIQHANISCLEHSISVAYYSYVLSRKLNLNVDCRSIIRGALLHDFFLYDWHVTKNPRGLHGFKHPLTALENAEEHFSLNDREKDIIAKHMWPLTLIPPKYKEALVVCLSDKFCSVIEILRIYPALISR, via the coding sequence ATGAAATTATCTAATAATGAAAAACAATATTTTAAGGACTGTTCCATTGAATTGCTAAAATCCGATGACGTACAGTTGATGGGAACCTTTATTCAGCACGCGAATATTTCCTGCCTGGAACACAGCATTTCAGTAGCCTATTACAGTTACGTACTGAGCAGAAAACTGAATCTGAATGTCGACTGCCGCAGCATCATCAGGGGTGCCCTGCTGCATGACTTTTTCCTGTATGACTGGCATGTGACAAAAAATCCAAGGGGTCTTCACGGCTTCAAGCATCCCTTGACCGCGCTTGAAAACGCAGAAGAACATTTTTCACTCAACGACCGTGAAAAAGACATTATTGCGAAACATATGTGGCCGCTGACTTTGATTCCGCCGAAGTATAAAGAGGCACTTGTCGTGTGCCTTTCCGATAAATTCTGTTCGGTAATCGAGATTTTGAGAATTTATCCCGCATTGATTTCGCGATAG